Sequence from the Aspergillus nidulans FGSC A4 chromosome III genome:
GCGATCAATCGGTTATATAAGGCTGGGCACAACCCGTTGAGTTTAGTAGGCTGTTCCGTTGCCCATCTCAGGCCAGACTAGTTGAGAACGGGTGTTGTGAACGGGTGTTCCCGTCTCGGCCCGCGCTGTGGGCAACCGCCCGCGCCTCCATTGTTTGTCGTGTTTGCGCGAAAGAACCTCCATAATTTcaaaaaaggagaaaaaggtgTTAACTGTCGTAAAAAACTGATTTTGAGCCCACAACATGGGTAATGCTCAGAGATTAGTTGCAGCAGGCGAGAGTGAAGCAAGGTTGGTAGTCACAGCAACTACTGAACACTAATTGTGCGGAAGATAGGAGTAGACGCTCCGGCCTCAAGGTGTGATGCAGGGAGATTGGATGCGGTTCTGCGGGACTTTCGCGGCGATTTTCTAGGCACCTGCCAAGCTGAACAGACTGCTGCTTCCTACATACGAGGGTGTAATACCACGTCCCCCCCAGTCAATCTGACCCAGTTCGCCTTAGTGGGCGTGCACCCAGTCATCGAGGGCATAGAAGCAGGTACCCATCGCACAATATATACTGAAATCAGCAGAGGCAAGTTCTGACTTTCGCGTGGGTGCATCAAGCGATGATATTCAAATTGCTATGGCTTGCGCTGCGCTGCACCGAACTGCTCTGACAAAGCatctcaacaccagcctTAACCCCTTCTCAACTTGTCAGCCCATGTGTTCAAAGTTGGATAGCTCTCTTCTAATACAGCGCTTTAGTCAATTCAGAGCTCTCTAAGGTTTTCCTCTGCAATACAATCAAATCTCCCCAGGCTCCAATCATTCCTTAATGTCCACATtatccttcatcttcttttggCGCAGAGCATCAAGGATTTCCATATGTCCCTTTTCCAGCGCAAGGTCTTCCGCAGTGCGTCCAAGCGGATCCTTAAGATAGATATCAGCCCCAGCCTCAATCAAGAAAAGCGCCATCTCCATGTATCCCTCTACCGCAGCCTGATGAAGGGGACTCCCCATATCACCATAAGCCTCAGCGCCTGGCGGGCCCTTGATCccaacctcgtcaatatcagcccCCCTTAACAGAAGATACTTGACCATCTCCAGGTCCTCATCAATCGCCGCCCTTACAATTGCATTACTCCCCTTCAGCCTTGCCCCATGCGCGAGCAGCAAATCCACCAGTTCGACGTTGCCAGTGTGAACCGCACACGCCAACGCGCTCAGATGCTCCTCGACAAGGCTGGCGTTCGGATTGGCCCCGTGCTCCAGGCAGAATCGCACCCAGTCGATCTTATTGTCGGAGGCCATTGTTCCGAGAATATCGCCGTACCAGGGGACAACAAAGTTGATGCGAACCACCTTGTGCTTAACCATCAAGCGGTACACGGCGAAGGAGTTGTGGACAACAACCGACGTCATCATTTCTCGCGTGGCCTTCTGGCCGTGTTCCAGGCAGTAGGCTGCGACCTGGTTGGCGCGACAGTCTGTGGCGGCCAGGAGCAGATCCTCGAGAGGCGGGGTGTATTCTAACTCTCCGGCTGCTTCgcgttgttgctggaggaaAGCCTCCAGTGCCTCACGGCTGTTTTTGCGAGCGATGGCCCGTATCTCTTCGCTGATGAGGCGTTCGTTGTAGTGCATGGTGGCTGAATGGTTGAGATCGAGATTGACGGGATAAAATTTCAATGAAGGATGGAAGGTCGGTGTGTTTTACTGATCTTGAAGACAAATGAGTCACTGTTAAATGGGGGAAGTGTTGGTAGCTACCTAGCCTACCTACCTACTTATAGGTAGCGTAGCGTTGGTCTGGAAAGACTTGGCGTCGGCTGAAACAAAGACAGTTGCTCAAACAAGATGGTCCAATTGCTGGTATGGATGAGTTAGCCTAAAGGAGAATGTGGTGTTCACACGGTCCTGGGGCATGTAATAGTATGTTTTGATATTACAGAGCATGAAACTTTTTATTACctgaggtggaggaggaggagaggagctAAAGTAGCCCCATCTCGCGCGGATTGTTTTTTGACCCTGCaggttgtacccaacccgcaccgagtgcaTCCCTAGTAGTATATCTTTTTTACCTACTATAGATCAAGAGATTAAAACCGGCTAGGGCTAATATATAGtaaaatttttttttactcaGTTACTTGTTAGCTGTATAGAATAAATATAACCAGTCTGTATGATATACAGAATATCTATAATCCTGCTAATAGAACCTGCATGGCGGCCTGCAAACCTGCGCGGGTCCTACTATTAGAACCCGCAGCCCGCGCGGACTGTAGCTTTCCCAACCTGCACCACACCGCTGCAGTGCGGTGCGGTGGCccgctgcgggttgcggtgcgggttgacaacCCTACACgttggccatccaataatgacaattgtccGTCCCTTTCCACACATCTCACATCTCACATGGGCCGCCAAGCTGTCTAGTTTTCAATCAGAGTGCCGCGGGTACCGTCGTAGCCGGTCATTTCCACCAGACTCGTAGCGTTCAGGAGGGATCCTGTTAGCCGACTCAGAGCTGAAGTGGAAGTATCCAACCGATTTTCCCAGGCAACCTGCCCATGCTCGTCCAGCCAGAGAATCTTGATCAATCCAGACTCGATATGGCCTCGCGATCCAACAGGTACAGACCCGCTTGGATTCTTAGCTGCGCTAGGCTGAAATCCCGCCactgctcctcgccctcctggTACTGCGCTATcatctcctcatcgtcctgcCCACTGCGGTACCGTATGCTACTGCCGCCGTCGCCCTCGCCCCAAACGCCACTGAAATCCGTGATCCCCGGCACGCGAATCAACACCTGTTGCCAGGAGTTGCTGCCATCGTCGTCAAAGTCATAACGGGCAGGGTCATCCAGGATCTTGTCCCCTGAGACCCCCCATCCAGGAACCTCGGATGTGGACTTCATCTGTTTGTATTTGTCGGCGAGACCTGGGTCATAGCATGTGCGCAGCCAGACAGTCTGCCAGCCGTCACAACTAATGAGGCTGATATTGCGCTCATGTGCGGTCTGGTGTGTGGCCAGCACGCGTTTGATCTCCTCGCTGAGTTCTGGAGGACCGTTCTCGGACTCAGCGCGTTTTTGATACGGCTAGGGGACTGACTGTCAGACTGATGGGTCAGTTGCCAATAGgcgcaaggagaagagaaacataCATAGCGCTCGGTTAGTGTCAGGCTCTCCCATTCCCAGACGAGCTGCTCCCACTGTTCCTGACCGTCTCTGGTGGCATTGTGATTGTGATCCCACCGGTCCTGCTTGCCAAATCAGCACTGAGCCGAACGGGAGATTAGAAAAACTAACTGAGACAAAGATATCAAATGGGAAGCAGCCATAGTCGGCCTCTTCTTCTAGTATTACGCCGGACATTGGGTGCAGGACGAGAAGTGGAGGGTGTTCAAATGAGGAgtgagagagaagaggagtaGGAGCGGGGTTGAAAGATCTGTGATATattcttctccaagaacttAAGCTAACACGCCCTGGTCAAAGGATTCCTTGGCAGATagtgtcacaggctatggcctggatcttggttgtcggccatgccctcaacctggttctaaacaaggtttctgcaatatcagcgtacagcttcggaattgcagcctcgaagcttaggaaaggagatccgtcctcataacttcggaaaagggatccgtcggcatacaggtccggaaagtcagaaaggttgataaagggaggaggaagatatctgcgcttctatcttttgtttctttctctaagcttgtgatactcgtttatacaggacagccagttgaaaataatactgcctacgcccgttacagaTAGGACAAAGCCATTCACAGTAGGCTTGTACAGGTCTTGACCTGAAACATGTCATGCAGCTAGTGAATATCCCATAGCTCAAAAGGGGACGCCAATCCCACCTTCTCCATTCATTTCAAACACCAGTCACCATGGGTCTGCGACACTCTGTCCTGTTCCCTCTTCGTGGGAGCTGCCCTGGCGAATCCCCATCTCCTTCGCCAACAGGATGGCCCCGTCGACCCCGGCACCGCGgcctagacttgttaaacccaacccgccaagaaattGGTTGGATCATGCTTTCTGAAAACCCGCTGGGTTTTGGGTCATAGTAGGCTATCCTGTGGATAACCAAATAACCCATTGGTTTAAATTATTAGGTAATATGGGCTTTTGGGTTATAGAGCAACCTAAAATCCTAGATAGCTATTACTTTGTATTGCCTATTTAGAATACTTAAAGGCTATGTCACTATCGAGGAAATGAGAGAAAACCTAGGATCTAACTTGTAATAGGATATTACCCCTTAATGCCGGGGCTGGTGTGAGTGAGACCTGTTACAGAGGACATATGGAGACTGATTATTGGATTGCCGTCGAATACTTCTAATTTATTTGAGGTGTATGGAGGATTTGAGAGAAATATCTAGAACAAGTCCCACGAAATCACTGAAGTACAGGACATAAACTCTTGCGAAAGCCGTTCTAGCCCATCAGTACACCACAATTGGAGAAGGCTACGAGGAAATACCAACGGTCCAGGGTGCGGCAAAGCCCAGCCACGACTCCTGCAATACTGAATATGAGCCGTCCTTCGCCATTGTGGGCATTGACTCGGACATCCAGTTAGGATTAGAGCGCTCCGCGGAAGACCTGTACCCGGCATCGTCGTCCAGGCCAAGCAAATTCAGCAACGAGCCCGGCAAAGGCGAGCTCCTAATGGAACTCATCAGCGTCACCGGCTCCGACGCCTGTTTTCGTGCGGCCTTGATGAAGAGCTGGGTCACCACATGAGCCCCAGATGCGGCCATCTCACTAACTTGAGCGAGCATTTGCAGCCGACGGAGTGCCTGCTCCGCCGCCTGGAGGGCCTTGTCGCGCGTCAAGCATCCAGTAGCATATTATGCTCCTCCACTTGGTCAAGGAGGAAGTCCCCGTGGCAGCAAAGACTAAGCAGGAACACGGCAGCCTCAAAGGTGTTGGATACGATGGCTGGAAAGAGTGTATGGGAGCTGCCGAACATGGCGTGCAATGCTGTGACAGACTCCAGCTCTTTGATGGCTGTCAGGGCCAGCCACTGTTTCTGTGACTCCAGCATTACTTATT
This genomic interval carries:
- a CDS encoding ankyrin repeat domain-containing protein (transcript_id=CADANIAT00005312), whose translation is MHYNERLISEEIRAIARKNSREALEAFLQQQREAAGELEYTPPLEDLLLAATDCRANQVAAYCLEHGQKATREMMTSVVVHNSFAVYRLMVKHKVVRINFVVPWYGDILGTMASDNKIDWVRFCLEHGANPNASLVEEHLSALACAVHTGNVELVDLLLAHGARLKGSNAIVRAAIDEDLEMVKYLLLRGADIDEVGIKGPPGAEAYGDMGSPLHQAAVEGYMEMALFLIEAGADIYLKDPLGRTAEDLALEKGHMEILDALRQKKMKDNVDIKE
- a CDS encoding uncharacterized protein (transcript_id=CADANIAT00005313); its protein translation is MSGVILEEEADYGCFPFDIFVSDRWDHNHNATRDGQEQWEQLVWEWESLTLTERYPYQKRAESENGPPELSEEIKRVLATHQTAHERNISLISCDGWQTVWLRTCYDPGLADKYKQMKSTSEVPGWGVSGDKILDDPARYDFDDDGSNSWQQVLIRVPGITDFSGVWGEGDGGSSIRYRSHIESGLIKILWLDEHGQVAWENRLDTSTSALSRLTGSLLNATSLVEMTGYDGTRGTLIEN
- a CDS encoding uncharacterized protein (transcript_id=CADANIAT00005314), whose protein sequence is MGLRHSVLFPLRGSCPGESPSPSPTGWPRRPRHRGLDLLNPTRQEIGWIMLSENPLGFGILKGYVTIEEMRENLGSNLSHQYTTIGEGYEEIPTVQGAAKPSHDSCNTEYEPSFAIVGIDSDIQLGLERSAEDLYPASSSRPSKFSNEPGKGELLMELISVTGSDACFRAALMKSWVTT